Proteins encoded within one genomic window of Amorphoplanes friuliensis DSM 7358:
- a CDS encoding 50S ribosomal protein L25/general stress protein Ctc, with protein sequence MSEVKISAEPRTEFGKGGARRTRRAGLVPAVLYGHGEAPVHIAVPAREFAAAIRHGGLNQVFTIDVVGSAGPTLALPKAIQRDPIKDTYEHIDLIIVKRGEKVQVDVPVTLVGEAARNTLVVSESNTLAVVAEAMHLPNGFEVSIEGLEAGAQVTAGDVNLPEGTELAVEPDFVLALVSAAQTAEQLEGDTGDSAEAGAESEAASEEAAS encoded by the coding sequence GTGTCCGAGGTAAAGATCAGCGCCGAGCCCCGTACCGAGTTCGGCAAGGGTGGTGCCCGCCGCACGCGCCGGGCCGGCCTCGTGCCCGCCGTGCTGTACGGCCACGGCGAAGCCCCCGTCCACATCGCGGTCCCCGCGCGTGAGTTCGCCGCGGCGATCCGCCACGGTGGCCTCAACCAGGTCTTCACGATCGACGTCGTCGGCAGCGCCGGCCCGACGCTCGCCCTGCCGAAGGCCATCCAGCGTGACCCGATCAAGGACACCTACGAGCACATCGACCTGATCATCGTCAAGCGTGGCGAGAAGGTCCAGGTCGACGTCCCGGTGACCCTGGTCGGCGAGGCCGCCCGCAACACCCTGGTCGTCAGCGAGTCCAACACCCTGGCCGTCGTGGCCGAGGCGATGCACCTGCCGAACGGCTTCGAGGTCTCGATCGAGGGCCTGGAGGCCGGCGCGCAGGTCACCGCCGGCGACGTCAACCTTCCGGAGGGCACCGAGCTGGCCGTCGAGCCCGACTTCGTGCTTGCTCTGGTCTCCGCCGCGCAGACCGCTGAGCAGCTCGAGGGCGACACCGGCGACTCCGCCGAGGCCGGCGCCGAGTCCGAGGCTGCTTCCGAGGAAGCCGCTTCCTGA
- the cysN gene encoding sulfate adenylyltransferase subunit CysN, with protein MSQATLESEEAAARSMDLLRFATAGSVDDGKSTLIGRLLYDTKSLFSDQLEAVEAVSAARGDEYTNLALLTDGLRAEREQGITIDVAYRYFATPRRKFIIADTPGHIQYTRNMVTGASTADLALILVDARKGLVEQSRRHAFLTSLLRVPHLVLCVNKMDLVDWDREVYEKIADEFTSFAAKLDAPDLTVIPISALEGDNIASRSEKSPWYEGPSLLHHLEHVHIASDRNLVDVRFPVQYVIRPQSTVVTDYRGYAGQVASGVLKPGDDVMVLPSGMTSKISAIDTADGPVDEAFPPMSVTVRLADEIDISRGDMICRPNNAPAVAQDVEAMVCWMDETAPLRVGAKYTIKHTTRTARAVVRGLQYRLDVNTLHRDETAPQLGLNEIGRVKLRTTIPLLADEYRRNRTTGGFILIDEATNRTVGAGMIIEAQ; from the coding sequence ATGAGTCAGGCAACGCTGGAGTCCGAGGAAGCTGCCGCCCGCAGCATGGACCTGCTGCGGTTCGCGACCGCCGGCAGCGTCGACGACGGCAAGTCGACCCTGATCGGCCGTCTGCTCTACGACACCAAGTCGCTCTTCTCCGACCAGCTCGAGGCGGTCGAGGCGGTCAGTGCGGCGCGTGGTGACGAATACACCAACCTGGCGCTGCTCACCGACGGCCTGCGGGCCGAACGCGAGCAGGGCATCACGATCGACGTGGCGTACCGCTACTTCGCGACGCCGCGGCGCAAGTTCATCATCGCGGACACCCCGGGGCACATCCAGTACACCCGCAACATGGTCACCGGCGCTTCGACGGCCGACCTGGCGCTGATCCTGGTCGACGCCCGTAAGGGTCTCGTCGAGCAGTCCCGGCGGCACGCGTTCCTCACCTCGCTGCTGCGGGTCCCGCACCTGGTGCTCTGTGTCAACAAGATGGACCTGGTCGACTGGGACCGCGAGGTCTACGAGAAGATCGCCGACGAGTTCACCTCGTTCGCGGCGAAGCTCGACGCTCCCGACCTGACGGTCATCCCGATCTCGGCGCTCGAGGGTGACAACATCGCCTCCCGCTCCGAGAAGAGCCCGTGGTACGAGGGCCCGTCGCTGCTGCACCACCTCGAGCACGTGCACATCGCCTCGGACCGCAACCTGGTCGACGTGCGCTTCCCGGTGCAGTACGTCATCCGTCCCCAGTCGACGGTGGTCACCGACTACCGCGGCTACGCCGGTCAGGTCGCCTCGGGTGTGCTGAAGCCCGGTGACGACGTGATGGTGCTGCCGTCCGGGATGACCAGCAAGATTTCGGCCATCGACACCGCGGACGGCCCGGTCGACGAGGCTTTCCCGCCGATGTCCGTGACGGTGCGGCTGGCCGACGAGATTGACATCTCCCGCGGCGACATGATCTGCCGGCCGAACAACGCCCCGGCGGTCGCTCAGGACGTCGAGGCGATGGTCTGCTGGATGGACGAGACCGCCCCGCTGCGGGTCGGTGCGAAATACACGATCAAGCACACGACCCGGACGGCCCGCGCCGTGGTCCGCGGCCTGCAGTACAGGCTCGACGTGAACACGCTGCACCGCGACGAGACCGCGCCTCAGCTGGGCCTGAACGAGATCGGCCGGGTCAAGCTGCGCACGACGATCCCGTTGCTGGCCGACGAATACCGGCGCAACCGCACGACGGGTGGCTTCATCCTGATCGACGAGGCGACCAACCGGACGGTCGGCGCAGGAATGATCATCGAAGCTCAGTAG
- the arfA gene encoding arabinosylfuranosidase ArfA — protein sequence MELARLTLDPAFAIGPVDRRLFGSFVEHMGRCVYTGIFEPGHPAADDEGLRGDVVDLVRELGVSLVRYPGGNFVSNYRWEDGVGPVGDRPRRLDLAWRSLESNAFGLNEFMRWSERAGVEPMMAVNLGTRGIAEAAELVEYCNVPDGTAAADLRRKHGVAQPHDVKLWCLGNEMDGPWQIGSMTAHEYGRLATRAGQAMKRVDPSIELVACGSSNADMPTFAAWEATVLELAYDQVDYVSLHHYYDPEKHDEASFRASAVNLDGFVDDVVATADHIRAKLRRSKRINLSLDEWNVWYQSRFTEPEDRGIEDTPALIEDTYTVTDAMVVGNLLISMLRHADRLTVGCLAQLVNVIAPIRTEPGGPAWRQTIFHPFAHTARLARGTVLRAGIQSPTMPTGRYGDVPAVDAVATIDENSGQVVVFAVNRGTEPVALELDLRAFPRVRAGERISIGDDDPAAVNSAAAPDRVCPRTEKMPDLDGGRTTVVLPPVSWHALSFTPEEKM from the coding sequence GTGGAACTGGCTCGGCTGACCCTCGATCCGGCCTTTGCCATCGGTCCGGTGGACCGGCGGCTCTTCGGCTCGTTCGTCGAACACATGGGCCGGTGCGTCTACACGGGCATCTTCGAACCGGGCCACCCGGCCGCCGACGACGAAGGGCTACGCGGCGACGTGGTGGACCTCGTCCGCGAGCTCGGCGTCAGCCTGGTGCGTTACCCCGGCGGCAACTTCGTGTCGAACTACCGCTGGGAGGACGGCGTCGGCCCGGTCGGCGACCGCCCGCGGCGACTCGACCTGGCCTGGCGCTCGCTGGAGAGCAACGCCTTCGGCCTCAACGAGTTCATGCGCTGGAGCGAGCGGGCCGGCGTGGAACCGATGATGGCGGTCAACCTCGGCACCCGGGGCATCGCGGAGGCGGCCGAACTCGTCGAGTACTGCAACGTCCCGGACGGCACGGCTGCCGCCGACCTGCGCCGCAAGCACGGTGTCGCCCAGCCGCACGACGTCAAGCTCTGGTGCCTCGGCAACGAGATGGACGGGCCCTGGCAGATCGGCAGCATGACGGCCCACGAGTACGGCCGCCTGGCCACCCGCGCCGGCCAGGCGATGAAGCGGGTCGACCCCTCGATCGAGCTCGTCGCCTGTGGCAGCTCGAACGCCGACATGCCGACGTTCGCCGCGTGGGAGGCGACGGTCCTGGAGCTCGCCTACGACCAGGTCGACTACGTGTCGCTGCACCACTACTACGACCCCGAGAAGCACGACGAGGCCAGCTTCCGCGCCTCGGCGGTCAACCTCGACGGATTTGTCGACGACGTGGTCGCCACCGCCGACCACATCCGCGCCAAGCTGCGCCGCAGCAAGCGGATCAACCTGTCGCTGGACGAGTGGAACGTCTGGTACCAGTCGCGGTTCACCGAGCCGGAGGACCGCGGGATCGAGGACACCCCGGCGCTGATCGAGGACACCTACACCGTCACCGACGCGATGGTCGTGGGGAACCTGCTGATCAGCATGCTGCGCCACGCCGACCGGCTGACGGTCGGCTGCCTGGCACAGCTCGTCAACGTCATCGCGCCGATCCGGACCGAACCCGGTGGACCGGCCTGGCGGCAGACGATCTTCCACCCGTTCGCGCACACGGCCCGGCTCGCCCGGGGCACCGTGCTGCGGGCCGGGATCCAGTCACCCACGATGCCCACCGGCCGCTACGGCGACGTGCCGGCAGTGGACGCCGTGGCCACGATCGACGAGAACAGCGGCCAGGTCGTCGTTTTTGCCGTCAACCGCGGCACCGAACCCGTCGCCCTCGAACTGGACCTGCGGGCCTTCCCGCGGGTGCGGGCGGGGGAGCGGATCAGCATCGGCGACGACGATCCGGCCGCGGTGAACTCCGCTGCTGCTCCTGATCGCGTCTGTCCGCGTACGGAAAAAATGCCCGACCTCGACGGCGGTCGCACGACCGTCGTTCTTCCCCCCGTCTCCTGGCACGCCCTGAGCTTCACCCCCGAGGAGAAAATGTGA
- a CDS encoding LacI family DNA-binding transcriptional regulator: protein MSIKTVSNVVNGYVHVAPDTRARVQRAIDDLGYRPNAAARQLRSGRSGVIALAVPELQSPYFAELAGRVVQAAERRSWTVLIDQTDGQAERERNLVAGLRRHAIDGLIFSPLALAGEELARGGDETPMVLLGERVWHGPADHVAIDNTAAAADATRHLCESGRVRIAAIGAQDSPSAVTAHQRLAGYQAALREAGLPFDPALVAEVEMFHRADGAAAMARLLSGPARPDAVFCFNDLLALGAIRTLLERGCSVPGDVAVMGFDDIEDGRFSTPTLSTVAPDLGRIADLAVDLLAERLGESDGVAEPPRELRVSHHLVARESTLGR from the coding sequence GTGTCCATCAAGACCGTCTCGAACGTGGTGAACGGCTACGTACACGTCGCGCCGGACACCCGTGCCCGGGTGCAGCGCGCCATCGACGACCTCGGGTACCGCCCCAACGCCGCCGCCCGGCAGTTGCGCAGCGGCCGTTCGGGTGTGATCGCCCTGGCTGTGCCCGAGCTCCAGTCGCCGTATTTTGCGGAGCTCGCCGGTCGTGTCGTCCAGGCGGCGGAGCGGCGCTCGTGGACGGTGCTGATCGATCAGACCGACGGGCAGGCCGAGCGTGAGCGCAATCTGGTGGCCGGGCTGCGGCGGCACGCGATCGACGGCCTGATCTTCAGTCCGCTGGCGCTCGCCGGCGAGGAGCTCGCCCGCGGTGGTGACGAGACGCCCATGGTGCTGCTGGGTGAGCGGGTGTGGCACGGCCCGGCCGATCACGTGGCGATCGACAACACCGCGGCGGCGGCCGACGCGACCCGGCACCTGTGCGAATCGGGCCGGGTGCGGATCGCCGCTATCGGCGCGCAGGACAGCCCTTCGGCGGTCACCGCCCATCAGCGTCTCGCCGGCTATCAGGCGGCTCTGCGGGAGGCCGGTCTGCCGTTCGACCCGGCTCTGGTGGCCGAGGTCGAGATGTTCCACCGGGCCGACGGTGCTGCCGCCATGGCCCGCCTGCTCAGCGGCCCCGCCCGGCCGGACGCGGTGTTCTGCTTCAACGATCTGCTGGCGCTCGGTGCGATCCGCACCCTGCTGGAACGCGGCTGTTCGGTGCCCGGTGACGTGGCGGTGATGGGTTTCGACGACATCGAGGACGGGCGGTTCAGCACCCCGACGCTGAGCACCGTCGCGCCTGATCTCGGCCGCATCGCGGACCTGGCCGTCGACCTGCTGGCCGAGCGGCTGGGCGAGAGTGACGGCGTCGCGGAACCGCCCCGGGAGCTGCGGGTGAGCCATCACCTGGTGGCCCGGGAGAGCACGCTCGGCCGCTGA
- a CDS encoding ABC transporter substrate-binding protein, producing the protein MKPHLTRRGLLGLGVGAGGAVLLGACSDDGPNPVVGGGGENAQPAATNYTGPNVALAFWNGFTGGDGPVMKALVDRFNSENPNIKVTMNVYEWADYYQKVPAAVSTGNGPDLGIMHVEQVATNAARGVVLPLDDVAASLQLNEADFSPPVWRAGVYNNKRYAIPLDVHPQGMFYNKAVLEQAGLDPEKPPTTGEEYLAALDKLKSKGIQGHWATPFPFTGTHQFESLTWQFGGQLFDEQATKPLFAEEPGVKALTWLTDLVKNGYSPKNVAQDADLIALQNGKAAFNWNGIWTINTLRAVKNLEWGVSALPTIGSQPAAWAGSHNFVQFKQRSQDQNKLQAGKVFINFISKQSIEWAKGGQVPARKEIRDGAEFKALPEQAAIGSQIDNLHFPPSVPGIPDAMATIDTAVNEAILLRKEPAKALADAAGKANQILEQNRKKYGG; encoded by the coding sequence GTGAAACCACACCTGACCCGTCGCGGCCTGCTCGGGCTCGGCGTCGGCGCCGGTGGCGCCGTGCTGCTCGGCGCCTGCAGCGACGACGGACCCAACCCGGTCGTCGGAGGCGGCGGCGAGAACGCGCAGCCCGCAGCGACCAACTACACCGGACCCAACGTGGCCCTGGCCTTCTGGAACGGGTTCACCGGCGGTGACGGCCCGGTGATGAAAGCCCTGGTGGACAGGTTCAACAGCGAGAACCCCAACATCAAGGTCACCATGAACGTGTACGAGTGGGCCGACTACTACCAGAAGGTGCCCGCCGCGGTCTCCACCGGCAACGGCCCCGACCTCGGCATCATGCACGTCGAGCAGGTCGCCACCAACGCCGCCCGCGGGGTGGTGCTGCCGCTGGACGACGTGGCCGCGTCGCTGCAGCTCAACGAGGCCGACTTCTCGCCGCCCGTCTGGCGTGCGGGTGTCTACAACAACAAGCGGTACGCGATCCCGCTGGATGTCCACCCGCAGGGCATGTTCTACAACAAGGCCGTCCTCGAGCAGGCCGGGCTCGACCCGGAGAAGCCGCCGACGACCGGCGAGGAATACCTGGCGGCGCTGGACAAGCTCAAGAGCAAGGGCATCCAGGGGCACTGGGCCACACCGTTCCCGTTCACCGGTACGCACCAGTTCGAGTCGCTGACCTGGCAGTTCGGCGGGCAGCTGTTCGACGAGCAGGCCACCAAGCCGCTGTTCGCCGAGGAGCCCGGTGTCAAGGCGCTGACCTGGCTGACCGACCTCGTCAAGAACGGCTACAGCCCCAAGAACGTCGCCCAGGACGCCGACCTGATCGCCCTGCAGAACGGCAAGGCGGCGTTCAACTGGAACGGCATCTGGACGATCAACACGCTCCGCGCGGTGAAGAACCTCGAGTGGGGTGTGAGCGCGCTGCCGACGATCGGCAGCCAGCCCGCGGCGTGGGCCGGCTCGCACAACTTCGTGCAGTTCAAGCAACGTTCGCAGGACCAGAACAAGCTCCAGGCCGGCAAGGTCTTCATCAACTTCATCAGCAAGCAGTCGATCGAGTGGGCCAAGGGCGGTCAGGTGCCGGCCCGCAAGGAGATCCGCGACGGCGCCGAGTTCAAGGCGCTGCCGGAGCAGGCCGCGATCGGCTCGCAGATCGACAACCTGCACTTCCCGCCGTCGGTGCCCGGCATCCCGGATGCCATGGCCACGATCGACACCGCCGTCAACGAGGCGATCCTGCTGCGCAAGGAGCCGGCCAAGGCGCTCGCCGACGCGGCGGGCAAGGCC
- the pth gene encoding aminoacyl-tRNA hydrolase, giving the protein MTDEAPFLVVGLGNPGREYAGNRHNVGFMVAELLASRVGGKFGRHKRAVAEVAEGRLGFGGPKLILVKPLTFMNLSGAPVVALSQFFKVPVENVIAVHDELDVPYGQVRVKRGGGEGGHNGLRSMSKSLGSKEYARVRFGIGRPPGRQDPADYVLSDFAGAERKELDFLVDRAADVVEAVVLEGVEWAQNKYHGS; this is encoded by the coding sequence ATGACGGACGAGGCGCCCTTCCTGGTGGTCGGTCTGGGCAACCCCGGCCGCGAGTACGCCGGCAACCGCCACAACGTGGGCTTCATGGTGGCCGAGCTGCTGGCGTCCCGGGTGGGCGGCAAGTTCGGCCGGCACAAGCGTGCCGTGGCCGAGGTCGCCGAGGGGCGGCTCGGGTTCGGCGGGCCGAAGCTGATCCTGGTCAAGCCGTTGACGTTCATGAACCTCTCGGGTGCGCCGGTGGTGGCGCTGTCGCAGTTCTTCAAGGTGCCCGTGGAGAACGTCATTGCCGTCCACGACGAGCTCGACGTGCCGTACGGGCAGGTGCGGGTGAAGCGCGGCGGTGGTGAGGGTGGTCACAATGGGCTGCGCTCGATGTCAAAATCGCTCGGTAGCAAGGAGTACGCGAGGGTCCGGTTCGGCATCGGCCGGCCGCCCGGCCGGCAGGACCCGGCGGACTACGTGCTGTCCGACTTCGCCGGTGCGGAGCGCAAAGAGCTGGACTTTCTGGTCGATCGAGCCGCCGACGTGGTGGAGGCGGTCGTGCTGGAGGGTGTCGAGTGGGCGCAGAACAAATACCACGGAAGCTGA
- a CDS encoding 3'(2'),5'-bisphosphate nucleotidase CysQ, protein MGEQTGTSARIAGQRDPSEGGTPPVIDAAFARWLADRAGQVLLQVREDVGYADGKALKAAGDKAAHDLLTAELARWRPADAVLSEEDDHSRVAWQEGEHGTVRPDRLDASRVWIIDPLDGTREFSEEGRSDWAVHVALWTADCSSPNCLAAGAVAMPARHRTFATDKAPAYPPLPLAAATGGPMRIAASRTRPPAFVTALAEDIGAELVPMGSAGVKIAAVINGEADAYIHAGGQYEWDSAAPVAVASATGLHASRIDGSALKYNQADPKLPDLVVCRKDLAPRLLAALQRHLP, encoded by the coding sequence ATGGGCGAGCAGACAGGGACGTCGGCGCGCATTGCCGGTCAGCGTGACCCTTCCGAGGGCGGCACGCCACCGGTCATCGACGCCGCGTTCGCGCGCTGGCTGGCCGACCGTGCCGGGCAGGTGCTGCTCCAGGTCCGCGAGGACGTGGGGTACGCCGACGGCAAGGCACTCAAGGCCGCCGGTGACAAGGCCGCGCACGATTTGCTGACGGCCGAGCTCGCCCGCTGGCGTCCCGCCGACGCCGTGCTGTCGGAGGAGGACGACCACTCCCGCGTCGCGTGGCAGGAAGGCGAGCACGGCACCGTGCGCCCCGACCGGCTCGACGCGTCCCGGGTCTGGATCATCGACCCGCTCGACGGCACCCGCGAGTTCTCCGAGGAGGGCCGCTCGGACTGGGCCGTGCACGTCGCGCTCTGGACGGCCGACTGCTCCAGCCCGAACTGTCTGGCCGCCGGAGCCGTCGCGATGCCCGCCCGGCACCGGACGTTCGCCACCGACAAAGCGCCGGCCTATCCGCCGCTGCCGCTGGCCGCCGCGACGGGTGGACCGATGCGCATCGCCGCCAGCCGCACCCGGCCGCCGGCGTTCGTCACGGCCCTCGCCGAGGACATCGGCGCCGAGCTGGTGCCGATGGGTTCCGCCGGTGTGAAGATCGCCGCGGTGATCAACGGCGAGGCCGACGCGTACATCCACGCGGGCGGTCAGTACGAGTGGGACAGTGCCGCACCGGTTGCTGTGGCGTCGGCCACTGGTCTACATGCTTCCCGAATCGACGGAAGTGCGTTGAAATACAACCAGGCCGATCCGAAGTTGCCGGATCTGGTGGTCTGTCGTAAGGATCTCGCTCCCCGACTGCTCGCAGCGCTGCAGCGGCACCTCCCGTAA
- the cysD gene encoding sulfate adenylyltransferase subunit CysD — translation MSQTKPYRVSHLDALEAESIFVMREVMAEFERPVLLFSGGKDSIVMLRLAEKAFAPARIPFPVMHVDTGHNFPEVLEYRDTRVTELGLNLVVASVQEAIDSGTVRELPDGTRNRIQTPVLLAAVEKYRFDALFGGARRDEEKARAKERMFSFRDEFGQWDPKNQRPELWSLYNGRHHPGESIRVFPLSNWTELDVWHYIAKEEIALPSIYYAHDREVVERDGMFYAVNEFIVPRAGETVETRTVRYRTVGDASQTAAVLSDADTVEKVIDEVAATRITERGATRGDDKVSEAAMEDRKREGYF, via the coding sequence GTGAGCCAGACGAAGCCCTACCGCGTCTCGCATCTCGACGCTCTCGAAGCCGAGAGCATTTTTGTCATGCGCGAGGTCATGGCCGAGTTCGAGCGGCCCGTGCTGCTCTTCTCCGGCGGCAAGGACTCGATCGTCATGCTCCGCCTGGCGGAGAAGGCGTTCGCGCCGGCGCGCATCCCCTTCCCGGTCATGCACGTCGACACCGGTCACAACTTCCCCGAGGTCCTGGAATACCGCGACACGCGGGTCACCGAGCTGGGGCTCAACCTGGTCGTGGCGAGCGTGCAGGAGGCCATCGACTCCGGGACGGTCCGCGAGCTGCCGGACGGCACCCGCAACCGGATCCAGACCCCGGTGCTCCTCGCGGCCGTCGAGAAATACCGCTTCGACGCGCTCTTCGGCGGCGCCCGCCGCGACGAGGAGAAGGCCCGGGCCAAGGAGCGGATGTTCAGCTTCCGCGACGAGTTCGGCCAGTGGGACCCCAAGAACCAGCGCCCCGAGCTGTGGTCGCTCTACAACGGCCGGCACCACCCGGGCGAGTCGATCCGCGTGTTCCCGCTCTCCAACTGGACCGAGCTGGACGTGTGGCACTACATCGCCAAGGAGGAGATCGCGCTCCCGAGCATCTACTACGCGCACGACCGTGAGGTCGTCGAACGCGACGGGATGTTCTACGCGGTCAACGAGTTCATCGTTCCCCGTGCCGGCGAGACCGTCGAGACGCGGACGGTGCGCTACCGCACGGTGGGCGACGCGTCCCAGACCGCCGCGGTGCTCTCCGACGCCGACACGGTCGAGAAGGTCATCGACGAGGTCGCGGCGACCCGGATCACCGAGCGGGGCGCCACCCGGGGCGACGACAAGGTCAGCGAGGCCGCGATGGAAGACCGTAAGCGGGAAGGCTACTTCTGA
- a CDS encoding sugar transferase, protein MHQDLSEGHEATLGEPTVLLPTVQRRDVQPVDPHPENYGPANHPPANHGPRPHRPSPHRSRNTKIPAPARPPGDDTGEIVDNAPPLAGAGGHDPAERARNRAVERHWSPERNKQSAARPPTRPFIRVRGRHAAMSRRQRWERRYVRTLVLCDLLAGVAAGAVTFGLRFGDEVTTYNRSYLLLSALLPVVLLAVLVVSRAYERRFLFVGTDEYQRVFRGGVGLIAGVAVVSYALDLDLARSYVLAALPTAIGTAVVLRFALRKRLHMSRARGESLRRVLVVGHELSVIGITRQLRREKYHGLEVVGACLPPNHDGVIDLPVFGTFDNVANAVDLADADTVVVLSCPELDGAVLRRLAWRLERDEVDLVVASALIDVAGARTTIRPFDGLPMLHVDHPRLHGGARIVKDLVDRFGALALLILFGPLLLAVALCVRVTSRGPVLFRQVRVGRDGSEFRIFKFRSMYVDAEARLAELRHLNEYDGVLFKMRDDPRVTPVGRWLRRLSLDELPQLLNVLAGQMSLVGPRPPLPSEVAAYADDVRRRLAVKPGMTGLWQVSGRSDLPWEEAVRLDLRYVENWSLSLDLVILLRTMTAVVRSSGAY, encoded by the coding sequence ATGCACCAGGACCTGTCCGAAGGCCACGAGGCGACACTGGGTGAGCCGACGGTGCTGCTGCCGACGGTTCAGCGCCGTGACGTCCAGCCGGTGGACCCGCATCCGGAGAACTACGGTCCGGCCAATCACCCGCCGGCCAACCACGGCCCGCGCCCGCACCGGCCGTCGCCGCACCGGTCCCGGAACACCAAGATTCCGGCGCCGGCCCGGCCGCCCGGTGACGACACGGGCGAGATCGTCGACAACGCACCGCCGCTGGCCGGTGCCGGCGGGCACGATCCGGCCGAGCGGGCCCGCAACCGGGCCGTGGAGCGGCACTGGTCGCCCGAGCGGAACAAGCAGTCCGCCGCCCGGCCGCCGACCCGCCCCTTCATCCGCGTGCGGGGCAGGCACGCGGCGATGTCGCGGCGCCAGCGCTGGGAACGCCGGTACGTCCGCACCCTCGTCCTCTGCGACCTGCTGGCGGGTGTGGCAGCGGGTGCGGTGACGTTCGGCCTGCGCTTCGGCGACGAGGTGACCACCTACAACCGCTCGTACCTGTTGCTCTCGGCGTTGCTGCCGGTCGTGCTGCTCGCCGTGCTGGTGGTGAGCCGGGCGTACGAGCGCCGGTTCCTGTTCGTCGGCACGGACGAGTACCAGCGGGTGTTCCGGGGCGGGGTCGGCCTGATCGCGGGTGTGGCCGTCGTGTCGTACGCGCTGGATCTTGATCTGGCCCGGTCCTACGTCCTGGCCGCGCTGCCGACGGCTATCGGGACCGCCGTGGTCCTGCGCTTCGCCCTGCGAAAACGGCTGCACATGTCCCGGGCGCGCGGCGAGAGCCTGCGCCGGGTGCTGGTCGTCGGGCACGAGCTGTCGGTCATCGGCATCACGCGCCAGCTGCGCCGCGAGAAGTACCACGGCCTGGAGGTGGTCGGCGCCTGCCTGCCGCCGAACCACGACGGCGTCATCGACCTGCCCGTCTTCGGCACGTTCGACAACGTCGCGAACGCGGTTGACCTCGCCGACGCGGACACCGTGGTGGTGCTGAGCTGCCCCGAGCTGGACGGTGCCGTCCTGCGCCGCCTGGCCTGGCGACTCGAACGCGACGAGGTCGACCTGGTCGTGGCCAGCGCGCTCATCGACGTGGCCGGCGCGCGCACCACCATCCGGCCGTTCGACGGGCTGCCGATGCTGCACGTCGACCATCCGCGGCTGCACGGCGGCGCGCGGATCGTAAAGGACCTCGTCGATCGGTTCGGAGCGCTGGCCCTGCTCATTCTCTTCGGACCGCTGCTGCTGGCCGTCGCACTCTGCGTCCGGGTGACCTCACGCGGACCGGTACTCTTCCGTCAGGTGCGGGTCGGTCGTGACGGGTCCGAGTTCCGCATCTTCAAGTTCCGCAGCATGTACGTCGATGCCGAGGCCCGGCTGGCCGAGCTCCGGCATCTCAACGAGTACGACGGTGTGCTCTTCAAAATGCGTGACGACCCGCGTGTGACGCCGGTCGGACGGTGGTTGCGGAGGCTCTCGCTGGACGAGCTTCCGCAGTTGCTGAACGTCCTGGCCGGGCAGATGTCGTTGGTCGGGCCGCGTCCGCCGTTGCCGTCGGAGGTGGCCGCCTACGCCGACGACGTGCGTCGCCGCTTGGCCGTCAAGCCGGGCATGACGGGCCTTTGGCAGGTTTCCGGACGATCGGACCTCCCGTGGGAGGAGGCGGTCAGGCTGGACCTGCGCTATGTGGAGAACTGGTCGCTGAGCTTGGACTTGGTGATCCTTTTGCGGACGATGACCGCCGTGGTTCGCTCCTCCGGGGCGTACTGA